A genome region from Frankineae bacterium MT45 includes the following:
- a CDS encoding UDP-N-acetylmuramate--L-alanine ligase, with translation MQENDIVTRPTQDASADRPEDWAAPGAALVRSAATDEIPALADLGRVHIMGIAGAGMSALARLLVNRGVPVSGCEARESSTVTALRAVGAEVLIGHSAEHLDDADTFVYTTAISPSHPEFVAARGSGKRVIRRAAALASVLEDRRCIAISGTHGKTTTTSLLTVAAQACGLDPSFAIGGNLYETGLNAHLGSGELAIIEADESDGSFLLLRPSAAIITNVEADHLENHGDLEGIFRAFEIFVDRLDADGLLLCCADDAGAMRMAGYARSIGRRVLTYGESAEADVRVTGVIEHSDAVEFDVTGGGISLAGVRVGALVGHHMALNATAALALASEFGFDLEKVRGAWANFAGVHRRFELHGIANGVRVYDDYAHHPTEIAASLTAAKAVAGPGRVIAVFQPGTYSRTQTFARDFAESMAIADVAVVMDIFPAREEPIPGVTAALISDQIPLPAEQVVYETNFSETPARIAALTRPGDIVITMGIGNVYLLCPEILRAIADRGAHGRS, from the coding sequence CTGGCCGACCTCGGACGCGTGCACATCATGGGCATCGCCGGTGCCGGCATGAGTGCGCTGGCTCGGCTGCTGGTGAATCGTGGCGTGCCGGTGAGCGGCTGCGAGGCCCGCGAGTCATCCACCGTCACCGCGCTGCGGGCGGTCGGCGCCGAGGTGCTGATCGGTCACTCGGCCGAGCACCTCGACGATGCCGACACATTCGTCTACACCACCGCGATCAGCCCCTCGCACCCGGAGTTCGTGGCCGCTCGTGGAAGCGGAAAGCGGGTGATTCGCCGGGCCGCGGCGCTGGCCAGCGTGCTCGAAGACCGGCGCTGCATCGCGATCAGCGGCACCCACGGCAAGACCACGACAACCTCGCTGCTCACCGTCGCGGCCCAGGCCTGCGGCCTCGATCCCAGCTTCGCGATCGGGGGAAACCTCTATGAAACCGGGCTGAACGCGCATCTCGGCAGCGGTGAGCTGGCCATCATCGAGGCTGACGAGAGCGATGGGTCGTTCCTGCTTCTCCGCCCGTCGGCGGCCATCATCACGAACGTCGAGGCGGATCACCTTGAGAATCATGGGGATCTGGAGGGGATCTTCCGGGCCTTCGAGATCTTCGTCGACCGCCTGGACGCCGACGGGCTGCTGCTCTGCTGCGCCGACGACGCCGGGGCGATGCGGATGGCCGGGTACGCCCGATCCATCGGCCGCCGCGTCCTGACCTATGGCGAATCGGCCGAGGCCGACGTGCGGGTCACCGGGGTGATCGAGCACTCCGACGCTGTCGAGTTCGACGTGACCGGCGGCGGCATCTCGCTGGCCGGAGTGCGGGTCGGCGCGCTGGTCGGCCACCATATGGCCCTCAACGCCACCGCTGCCCTGGCCCTCGCGTCGGAGTTCGGCTTCGACCTGGAGAAGGTTCGCGGCGCCTGGGCGAACTTCGCCGGGGTGCATCGCCGCTTCGAACTGCACGGCATCGCCAACGGCGTACGCGTCTACGACGACTACGCCCACCACCCGACCGAGATCGCCGCGTCGCTGACGGCCGCGAAGGCGGTGGCCGGACCCGGGCGCGTGATCGCGGTCTTCCAGCCCGGAACCTACAGCCGGACGCAGACGTTTGCCCGCGACTTCGCCGAATCCATGGCCATCGCCGATGTGGCCGTGGTGATGGACATCTTCCCGGCTCGTGAGGAGCCCATCCCGGGCGTGACGGCCGCGCTCATCTCGGATCAGATTCCGTTGCCGGCTGAGCAGGTGGTCTACGAGACGAACTTCTCCGAGACTCCGGCGCGCATCGCCGCGTTGACGCGCCCAGGTGACATCGTGATCACCATGGGGATCGGCAACGTCTACCTGCTCTGCCCGGAGATCCTGCGCGCCATCGCCGACCGGGGCGCCCACGGGCGCTCATGA
- a CDS encoding cell division protein FtsQ — MSAGAPLLTGRRLAWLGGAAVLVAVLVWVLAFSSLLGAKHIQVNGTSVLTKQAVTTAAGIGTGAPLLRLDTEAVARRIEQLPDVASATVNTRLPGTVTITVREREPVGFVVSGDGFMLVDKTGRQFRAVTAAPAGLPKFVIPSAPSNAQPGADATGQGVASVAAALSTKIRSQLTSINSQNPSSITLQLTDGRWVRWGSAELNAQKAALLPALLQQSGTVFDVSDPSLVYSH, encoded by the coding sequence ATGAGCGCGGGCGCACCGCTGCTCACCGGCAGGCGGCTGGCCTGGCTCGGTGGCGCGGCGGTGCTCGTCGCGGTACTGGTCTGGGTGCTCGCCTTCAGCTCCCTGCTCGGGGCCAAGCACATTCAGGTCAACGGCACGTCCGTGCTGACCAAGCAGGCGGTCACCACCGCGGCCGGTATCGGAACGGGCGCCCCGCTACTGCGTCTGGACACGGAGGCGGTGGCCCGACGGATCGAGCAACTCCCCGATGTGGCTTCCGCGACGGTGAACACCCGTCTTCCGGGAACCGTCACCATCACGGTTCGCGAACGCGAGCCGGTGGGGTTCGTCGTGTCCGGTGACGGATTCATGCTGGTCGACAAGACTGGCCGCCAGTTCCGGGCCGTCACCGCCGCACCGGCCGGGCTGCCGAAGTTCGTGATCCCAAGCGCCCCGTCCAACGCCCAGCCGGGCGCAGACGCCACGGGTCAGGGAGTGGCCAGCGTCGCCGCTGCCCTCTCCACGAAGATTCGCAGCCAGTTGACGTCGATCAACTCCCAGAACCCGAGTTCGATCACGCTCCAGCTCACCGACGGGCGTTGGGTTCGGTGGGGGAGTGCCGAACTCAATGCGCAGAAGGCGGCCCTGCTCCCGGCGCTGCTGCAGCAGTCCGGCACCGTCTTCGATGTCAGCGACCCGAGCCTCGTCTACTCGCACTGA
- a CDS encoding D-serine deaminase, pyridoxal phosphate-dependent, whose translation MLDLDAIGTSNGVDGLRSATAHLQPPYAVIDLGALRHNALDMTRRASGTAIRVASKSIRCRAITDSVLAVDGFHGVLAFTLPEAIWLASRDSDLTDIVVGYPTADTDAIRQLVDDERLRARITLMVDSADHLHFLAAATAGTNAGANASAGSAPLRVCLDLDASLRAAGGRIHLGTRRSPTHSLDQATELARAIVAHPAVTLVGLMSYEGQIAGIGDNQPGSGFKRAQIRAMQRISAAELGRRRAEVVAAISPLADLEFVNGGGTGSLESTSAESVVTEIAAGSGLFAPALFDNYRTFHPLPAAYFVLPVVRRPSPQIATVLGGGWVASGPAGADRLPTPTWPRGLKLSALEGAGEVQTPLSGAAAADLRVGDRVWFRHAKAGELCERVNELHLVDGGEVVATVPTYRGEGKAFA comes from the coding sequence GTGCTCGATCTGGATGCGATAGGAACCAGTAACGGAGTCGACGGCCTGCGTTCAGCCACCGCCCACCTGCAGCCGCCCTACGCCGTCATCGACCTCGGAGCACTCCGACACAACGCCCTGGACATGACCCGCCGGGCCTCTGGAACCGCGATCCGGGTCGCCAGCAAGTCGATCCGCTGCCGGGCCATCACCGACAGCGTGCTGGCCGTCGACGGATTCCATGGGGTGCTCGCCTTCACGCTCCCCGAGGCGATCTGGCTCGCCAGCCGCGATTCGGACCTCACCGACATCGTCGTCGGCTACCCGACAGCCGACACCGACGCGATCCGCCAGCTGGTCGACGACGAGAGGCTCCGCGCCCGGATCACCCTGATGGTGGACTCCGCCGATCACCTGCATTTCCTCGCCGCCGCCACCGCCGGCACCAATGCCGGCGCCAATGCCTCGGCCGGATCGGCACCCCTGCGCGTCTGCCTCGACCTGGACGCATCACTACGGGCGGCCGGTGGCCGGATCCACCTCGGCACCCGACGCTCTCCGACGCACTCCCTCGACCAGGCCACAGAGCTCGCCCGGGCGATCGTGGCCCACCCGGCGGTGACCCTGGTCGGGCTGATGTCCTACGAGGGGCAGATCGCCGGAATCGGCGACAACCAGCCGGGGTCAGGTTTCAAACGCGCCCAGATCCGGGCAATGCAGCGCATCTCGGCCGCCGAGCTCGGGCGCCGCCGGGCCGAGGTGGTCGCCGCGATCAGCCCGCTGGCCGATCTCGAGTTCGTCAATGGCGGCGGCACCGGGAGCCTGGAGAGCACCTCGGCCGAGAGCGTGGTCACCGAGATCGCGGCCGGCTCCGGCCTCTTCGCCCCGGCGCTCTTCGACAACTACCGAACGTTCCATCCACTTCCGGCGGCCTACTTCGTGCTACCCGTGGTGCGCCGGCCGAGCCCGCAGATCGCCACGGTGCTCGGTGGGGGTTGGGTCGCCTCCGGCCCGGCCGGAGCGGACCGGCTGCCGACGCCGACCTGGCCGCGGGGCTTGAAGCTCTCCGCGCTCGAGGGGGCCGGCGAGGTACAGACGCCGCTGAGCGGAGCAGCAGCGGCTGACCTGCGGGTCGGTGACCGGGTCTGGTTCCGGCACGCCAAGGCCGGGGAACTCTGTGAACGCGTCAATGAACTGCACCTGGTTGACGGCGGGGAGGTCGTCGCGACGGTGCCCACCTACCGGGGTGAGGGGAAGGCATTCGCCTGA
- a CDS encoding neutral ceramidase (manually curated), protein MPNVGFRVGSGRADITGEPVDCGMLGYGKRTQRSAGIHLRLNARAFIFARPEGVTEGVERVLLVVAELPLIFDSVHRAVLARLADECDGRYDAKNTLITATHTHCGPGGYSHHRMYNLTTHGFRPDTFNAIVDGIASAVLRAERDLATHPEPATVRVTQGQLLGASVNRSRRSFERNPAVDRAHFPQAIDPLATLLRVERGGELAAGIHFFATHGTSMTNENKLISSDNKGFAAYRCEESSTAGGATFAFAQTNSGDMSPNLALRPGHGPTDDEFANAALIGARQAASADALARVAAEPMPAILDAVMSYVRFTDLPVGAQFTDDGRPHRTGTVCAGTSSLAGAGADGRGFAGFREGRGRIPDWFNRAVRYRLQRELGQTQAPKSVALNGAALNRRVPFVADTAPMQLLRIGDLYLLGIPAEVTIVAGLRLRRTVAAVLGVDLDRVLVCGYSNGYLHYVTTPSEYDEQRYEGGSTLFGRWELPAMCQVAHELAEAMQQGRTPRGPGLQPDAPTPPRPPRVSYHPRPDALRAGERFGELLVPPRSAYRAGDRVCVSFLGGNLNNGIVRLGSFLQVQRRRSRRDEWQLVADDRDPETVLRAHRARSVGRARRSIISISWQIPLGSTAGEYRIIHHGTARSGSDGPADYAGQTPVFTVR, encoded by the coding sequence TTGCCGAACGTCGGTTTCAGGGTCGGATCCGGTCGAGCCGACATCACCGGAGAGCCGGTGGACTGCGGGATGCTCGGCTACGGCAAGCGCACCCAGCGCAGCGCCGGGATCCATCTGCGCCTCAACGCCCGCGCGTTCATCTTCGCGCGCCCGGAGGGCGTCACAGAGGGTGTCGAGCGGGTGCTGCTCGTGGTGGCCGAGCTACCCCTCATCTTCGACAGCGTGCACCGGGCGGTGCTGGCCCGGCTGGCCGACGAATGCGACGGCCGTTACGACGCGAAGAACACCCTCATCACCGCGACCCACACCCACTGCGGACCGGGTGGCTACTCGCATCACCGGATGTACAACCTGACCACCCACGGATTCCGCCCCGACACTTTCAACGCGATCGTCGACGGCATCGCCTCCGCCGTCCTGCGCGCCGAGCGCGACCTGGCCACCCATCCGGAGCCAGCCACGGTGAGGGTCACCCAGGGGCAGCTACTGGGAGCGAGTGTGAACCGCTCCCGCCGCTCCTTCGAGCGCAACCCGGCCGTAGACCGGGCGCACTTTCCGCAGGCGATCGATCCGCTGGCCACGCTGCTGCGGGTCGAGCGGGGCGGTGAGCTGGCGGCCGGCATCCATTTCTTCGCCACCCACGGCACGAGTATGACCAATGAGAACAAGCTGATCAGCTCCGACAACAAGGGTTTCGCCGCCTACCGCTGTGAGGAGTCGAGCACGGCTGGCGGCGCGACCTTCGCCTTCGCCCAGACGAACTCCGGCGATATGTCGCCCAACCTCGCACTCCGTCCCGGGCATGGTCCGACCGACGACGAGTTCGCCAACGCGGCCCTGATCGGGGCACGGCAGGCGGCCAGCGCCGATGCCCTGGCGAGGGTGGCGGCGGAGCCGATGCCGGCCATCCTTGATGCCGTGATGTCCTACGTCCGATTCACCGACCTTCCGGTGGGCGCTCAGTTCACCGACGACGGGCGTCCACACCGCACCGGGACGGTCTGTGCCGGAACCTCTTCGCTGGCCGGCGCCGGGGCCGACGGCCGCGGGTTCGCCGGCTTCCGCGAGGGGCGCGGGCGGATCCCGGACTGGTTCAACCGGGCCGTCCGCTACCGCCTGCAACGAGAGTTGGGTCAGACCCAGGCACCGAAGAGCGTCGCTCTGAACGGGGCTGCGTTGAACCGGCGTGTCCCGTTCGTCGCCGATACCGCTCCGATGCAACTGCTGCGTATCGGTGACCTGTATTTACTGGGCATTCCGGCCGAAGTGACGATCGTGGCCGGCCTGCGACTGCGCCGCACGGTCGCCGCCGTCCTGGGCGTCGACCTGGACCGGGTGCTCGTCTGCGGCTACAGCAACGGATACCTGCACTACGTGACTACGCCGTCGGAGTACGACGAGCAGCGTTACGAAGGTGGCAGCACGCTCTTCGGCCGCTGGGAACTGCCGGCGATGTGCCAGGTCGCCCACGAACTCGCCGAGGCGATGCAGCAGGGGCGAACACCGCGCGGGCCGGGTCTCCAGCCCGACGCCCCAACGCCGCCGAGACCGCCCCGGGTGAGCTACCACCCGCGACCGGATGCCCTCCGCGCCGGGGAGCGGTTCGGCGAACTCCTCGTCCCGCCCCGATCGGCTTATCGGGCCGGGGACCGGGTGTGCGTGAGCTTCCTCGGCGGGAATCTGAACAACGGGATCGTCCGTCTGGGCAGCTTCCTGCAGGTGCAGCGCCGGCGAAGCAGGCGCGACGAATGGCAACTGGTGGCCGACGATCGCGACCCCGAGACGGTGCTGCGGGCGCACCGAGCTCGGAGCGTCGGGCGAGCACGCCGGTCAATCATCAGTATTTCCTGGCAGATTCCACTCGGCTCGACGGCAGGGGAGTACCGCATCATTCACCACGGAACAGCCCGCAGCGGCTCGGACGGCCCCGCTGACTACGCCGGCCAGACGCCGGTCTTCACGGTCCGATGA
- a CDS encoding Major Facilitator Superfamily protein — protein MSGSEELLTAEPQIPVSRGWTLRFSLLWFGFWMANLVPIQLLLPNQLDVIDHAHKIRDFGAINGAAGVAALITLPLFGALCDRTRSKLGRRRVWVIAGVAVFAVGLLLTGAQTNALALGACWLFATLGINMATSGLTAAIADEVPDRQRGAISSAIYGPQAVGLLFGLVVITATGNSGLIAYSILAVALVATAWPFIRYYRESVGVTVAVAPLTLRSIIAGMWISPKEHPDFAWGFGGRLLVNIGNALGTTYLLFFLQDDLKLHDPDGGLLILTLIYLVFTVTATYGGGYLSDRSGRRRIFVLWASLLQAMACILLTFFPSFPAAMVAAALLGAGYGAFMSVDQALITHVLPDALSRAKDLGIMNVGSVGPQALAPLVASLIISSLGGYPVLFATAGVTTLAGAAMIYRIKSVR, from the coding sequence ATGAGCGGCTCCGAGGAGTTGCTGACCGCGGAGCCGCAGATCCCGGTTTCGCGCGGCTGGACGCTGCGCTTCAGCCTGCTGTGGTTCGGCTTCTGGATGGCCAACCTGGTCCCCATCCAGTTGCTGCTGCCCAACCAACTCGACGTGATCGACCATGCCCACAAAATCCGGGACTTCGGGGCGATCAACGGAGCGGCCGGTGTCGCGGCGCTGATCACGCTGCCACTCTTCGGTGCACTCTGCGACCGGACCCGCTCCAAGCTCGGACGGCGCCGGGTCTGGGTCATCGCCGGGGTCGCCGTCTTCGCCGTCGGCCTGCTCCTGACCGGTGCGCAGACGAATGCGCTGGCACTGGGGGCGTGCTGGCTCTTCGCCACCCTCGGCATCAACATGGCCACCTCGGGGCTCACCGCGGCGATCGCCGACGAGGTGCCCGACCGTCAGCGAGGCGCCATCTCGAGTGCCATTTACGGCCCACAGGCGGTCGGCCTGCTCTTCGGGCTCGTGGTCATCACGGCCACTGGGAACTCCGGGCTCATCGCTTACTCGATCCTCGCGGTCGCCCTGGTCGCCACCGCCTGGCCGTTCATCCGCTATTACCGGGAGTCCGTCGGCGTCACGGTGGCAGTGGCGCCGTTGACGCTGCGGTCGATCATCGCCGGGATGTGGATCTCGCCCAAGGAACACCCTGATTTTGCCTGGGGGTTCGGTGGTCGCCTGCTGGTGAACATCGGCAACGCGCTCGGCACCACCTACCTGCTCTTCTTCCTGCAGGACGACCTCAAGCTCCACGATCCTGACGGTGGATTGCTGATCCTGACGCTGATCTACCTCGTCTTCACGGTCACCGCGACGTACGGAGGCGGCTACCTCTCCGATCGCAGCGGCCGTCGGCGGATCTTCGTGCTCTGGGCGTCACTGCTGCAGGCGATGGCCTGCATCCTGCTCACCTTCTTCCCCAGTTTCCCCGCGGCGATGGTCGCGGCTGCGCTGCTGGGGGCCGGTTACGGGGCCTTCATGTCCGTGGATCAGGCGCTCATCACTCATGTGCTTCCGGATGCGTTGTCGCGGGCCAAGGATCTCGGCATCATGAACGTGGGGTCGGTCGGTCCGCAGGCACTGGCCCCGCTGGTCGCGAGCCTCATCATCTCCAGCCTGGGCGGGTACCCGGTCCTCTTCGCCACCGCCGGTGTGACAACCCTGGCCGGCGCCGCCATGATCTACCGGATCAAGTCGGTGCGCTGA
- a CDS encoding L-gulonolactone oxidase, with protein sequence MSSVRSWQNWAGNQRAEVVNLVSVESADQLSEAVARGAAAGTRLRPIGSGHSFTGIGRPEQVQLKMDAYAGIVDLQRDTGLVKVRAGTSLHQLNRDLAAEGMALTNLGDIDVQTVAGAVSTGTHGTGLRFGGIATQIRGLDLVQPDGSTLTCSATENADVFTHARVGLGALGVISTVTLQAEPLFALRAVEGPMRLGDVFEQLDELVEGTDHFEFYWFPHTDRTLTKRNTRLPVTDGLHPLTGRRRWWDDEFMANNVFGAIIATGRRLPATVRTFNGIASRALGAREFTDLSYRVFASVRRVRFVEMEYAVPREALEQVLTELDVTIERSGWRIAFPVEVRVAAADDIPLSTAYQRESAYIAIHLPVGVEYDQYFQAMEAIAAAVGGRPHWGKMHYLDAAALRTRYPRFDEFVALRNRLDPTGIFSNRYLERVLGPLPG encoded by the coding sequence GTGAGTTCAGTGCGCAGCTGGCAGAACTGGGCGGGCAATCAGCGGGCCGAGGTCGTGAATCTGGTGAGCGTGGAGAGCGCGGATCAGCTCAGCGAAGCGGTCGCCCGCGGTGCCGCCGCCGGCACCCGGCTGCGTCCGATCGGGTCAGGCCACTCCTTCACTGGCATCGGCCGTCCCGAACAGGTGCAGCTGAAGATGGACGCCTACGCCGGCATCGTCGACCTGCAGCGCGACACTGGGCTGGTCAAGGTCCGGGCTGGGACGTCGCTGCACCAGCTCAATCGGGACCTGGCCGCGGAGGGGATGGCCCTCACCAATCTGGGGGACATCGATGTACAGACCGTGGCCGGTGCCGTCTCGACCGGGACGCACGGCACGGGTCTGCGTTTCGGGGGTATCGCGACCCAGATCCGCGGGCTGGACCTCGTGCAGCCGGACGGTTCGACGCTCACCTGCTCTGCGACTGAGAACGCCGATGTCTTCACGCACGCCCGGGTCGGGTTGGGGGCGCTTGGCGTCATCTCCACCGTCACGCTGCAGGCCGAACCGCTCTTCGCGCTACGGGCGGTGGAGGGGCCGATGCGGTTGGGCGACGTCTTCGAGCAGTTGGACGAGCTCGTCGAGGGGACCGACCACTTCGAGTTCTACTGGTTCCCGCACACCGATCGCACGCTGACCAAACGCAATACCCGGCTGCCGGTGACCGACGGCCTGCATCCGCTGACGGGGCGGCGCCGCTGGTGGGACGACGAGTTCATGGCGAACAACGTCTTCGGAGCCATCATCGCCACCGGGCGACGCCTCCCGGCCACTGTTCGTACTTTCAACGGCATCGCCTCCCGAGCCCTCGGCGCCCGGGAGTTCACCGATCTCTCTTATCGGGTCTTCGCCTCGGTGCGCCGGGTTCGCTTCGTCGAGATGGAGTACGCCGTCCCCCGCGAGGCGCTGGAGCAGGTACTCACCGAACTCGACGTGACGATCGAGCGCAGCGGCTGGCGCATCGCGTTCCCGGTCGAGGTGCGAGTGGCGGCGGCCGACGACATCCCGCTCTCGACGGCCTACCAGCGCGAGAGCGCCTACATCGCGATTCACCTGCCGGTCGGGGTCGAGTATGACCAGTATTTCCAGGCGATGGAGGCGATCGCGGCCGCCGTCGGTGGGCGTCCGCATTGGGGCAAGATGCACTACCTGGACGCGGCCGCCCTGCGCACCCGCTACCCACGCTTCGACGAGTTCGTGGCCCTGCGCAACCGTCTCGACCCGACGGGAATCTTCAGCAACCGCTACCTGGAGCGCGTGCTCGGACCGCTGCCCGGCTGA
- a CDS encoding cell division protein FtsZ encodes MTPPHNYLAVIKVVGVGGGGVNAVNRMIEVGLKGVEFIAVNTDAQALLMSDADVKLDVGRELTRGLGAGAQPDVGKKAAEDHRDEIEEVLKGADMVFVTAGEGGGTGTGGAPVIASIARKLGALTIGVVTRPFSFEGKRRATQAEEGIEQLRAECDTLIVIPNDRLLQISDSNVSVMDAFRSADQVLLSGVQGITDLITTPGLINLDFADVKSVMSGAGSALMGIGSARGENRARNAAEIAIASPLLEASMEGAHGVLLSIYGGSDLGLFEINDAASLVAESAHPDANIIFGAVIDDTLGDEVKVTVIAAGFDSGQLPYKKVEVRREPSITSTNVSAPTTPANGSPSSTAAPSSAAGAATSNGSGWPLPAAGERRAIAVDDDLDVPDFLRG; translated from the coding sequence ATGACACCACCGCACAACTACCTCGCGGTTATCAAAGTCGTCGGTGTCGGCGGAGGCGGGGTCAACGCCGTCAACCGAATGATCGAGGTCGGTCTCAAGGGCGTCGAGTTCATCGCGGTCAACACGGATGCGCAGGCGCTGCTGATGAGCGACGCCGACGTCAAACTCGATGTCGGGCGTGAACTCACCCGCGGCCTCGGCGCCGGGGCGCAACCTGACGTGGGCAAGAAGGCGGCGGAGGATCACCGCGACGAGATCGAAGAGGTGCTCAAGGGTGCCGACATGGTCTTCGTGACGGCCGGCGAGGGCGGCGGCACCGGCACCGGCGGAGCGCCGGTCATCGCCAGCATCGCCCGCAAGCTCGGTGCCCTCACCATCGGCGTGGTCACCCGTCCCTTCAGCTTCGAGGGGAAACGGCGCGCCACCCAGGCCGAAGAGGGGATCGAGCAGCTGCGCGCTGAGTGCGACACGCTGATCGTCATTCCGAATGACCGGCTTCTGCAGATCTCCGACTCCAACGTCAGCGTCATGGACGCCTTCCGCAGTGCCGACCAGGTACTCCTCTCCGGTGTCCAGGGCATCACCGACCTGATCACCACCCCTGGCCTGATCAACCTCGACTTCGCCGACGTGAAGAGCGTGATGAGCGGTGCCGGCTCCGCCCTGATGGGCATCGGTTCGGCCCGAGGCGAGAATCGTGCGCGAAATGCGGCCGAGATCGCCATCGCCAGCCCGCTGCTCGAGGCGAGCATGGAGGGTGCGCATGGCGTGCTGCTGTCGATCTACGGCGGCTCGGATCTCGGACTCTTCGAGATCAACGACGCGGCCTCGCTGGTCGCGGAGTCGGCGCACCCGGACGCCAACATCATCTTCGGCGCCGTCATCGACGACACCCTGGGTGACGAGGTGAAGGTGACCGTCATCGCCGCCGGCTTCGACAGCGGACAGCTTCCCTATAAGAAGGTGGAGGTTCGTCGCGAGCCTTCGATCACCTCGACCAACGTCTCCGCCCCGACTACGCCCGCCAACGGTTCACCCAGCTCGACGGCCGCCCCGTCGAGTGCGGCCGGTGCGGCGACGAGTAACGGAAGCGGCTGGCCGCTGCCGGCCGCGGGTGAGCGCCGGGCGATCGCCGTCGACGACGACCTGGACGTGCCGGACTTCCTGCGCGGCTAG
- a CDS encoding hypothetical protein (manually curated), translating to MTDAQSAARSADPERAAELVTALARVRVNISDAATGAGRDPAAITLIAVTKGFGVQDLEILLGLGVLDIGESRDQEARAKLPADIADRAVRVHFIGQLQTNKCRSVVRYADAVHSVDRAELVSSLADAADRAEREIDVFLQVNLDEFGGSAANPTRGGVREDGLPALAAEVAARPSLRLRGVMAVAPNGGDAYRAFAELARISADLQRDHPAANAISAGMSGDFTAAIQHGSTHVRVGSALLGHRTTGFG from the coding sequence ATGACCGACGCACAATCTGCTGCACGCTCAGCTGACCCTGAGCGTGCAGCAGAACTCGTCACCGCGCTTGCGCGAGTTCGGGTGAACATCTCCGACGCGGCCACCGGGGCCGGTCGTGACCCGGCTGCCATCACCCTCATCGCGGTGACGAAGGGGTTCGGTGTTCAGGATCTTGAGATCCTGCTCGGACTCGGAGTGCTCGACATCGGCGAGAGCCGTGATCAGGAGGCCCGGGCGAAGCTGCCGGCCGATATAGCAGATCGTGCCGTTCGCGTGCATTTCATTGGACAACTCCAGACGAACAAGTGCCGATCGGTGGTCCGCTATGCCGACGCGGTGCATTCGGTCGACCGCGCCGAACTGGTCTCGTCATTGGCCGATGCCGCCGACCGCGCCGAACGGGAGATTGACGTCTTTCTGCAGGTGAATCTCGACGAGTTCGGTGGGTCGGCCGCCAACCCGACCCGCGGCGGTGTGCGTGAGGATGGATTGCCGGCGCTGGCCGCCGAGGTGGCCGCGCGCCCGTCGCTGCGACTGCGCGGGGTGATGGCGGTCGCTCCGAATGGCGGCGACGCGTACCGGGCCTTCGCGGAACTGGCGCGAATATCAGCCGATCTGCAGCGTGACCACCCGGCAGCGAACGCCATCTCAGCCGGGATGAGCGGCGACTTTACGGCTGCAATCCAGCACGGTTCAACACATGTTCGTGTCGGATCGGCGTTGCTCGGCCATAGAACGACCGGTTTCGGCTAG
- a CDS encoding cell division inhibitor SepF: MPGAMRKMGVYLGLVEDEDEFVGEAAESYPRTATAGRGVERAVAAPQYARAGAGYGREAESHGGPTAGHASWDELDAVDFAELDAPSYRITTLHPRTYNEARTIGEHYRAGTPVIVNLSEMDDADAKRLVDFSAGLTFGLHGRLERVTAKVFLLSPNNVTVTAQDKQRIVEGGFFNQS; the protein is encoded by the coding sequence ATGCCCGGAGCCATGCGCAAGATGGGCGTCTATCTCGGCCTGGTCGAGGACGAGGACGAGTTCGTCGGCGAAGCGGCCGAGAGCTACCCGCGCACGGCCACTGCCGGTCGAGGCGTGGAGCGTGCGGTTGCGGCGCCGCAGTACGCGCGCGCCGGGGCCGGGTATGGCCGCGAAGCGGAGTCGCACGGTGGCCCGACCGCCGGGCACGCTTCCTGGGACGAGCTGGACGCAGTCGACTTCGCCGAGTTGGACGCGCCCTCGTACCGCATCACCACGCTGCACCCGCGCACGTACAACGAGGCGCGCACCATCGGTGAGCACTACCGGGCCGGCACCCCCGTCATCGTCAACCTCTCCGAGATGGACGACGCCGACGCGAAGCGACTTGTCGACTTCTCCGCCGGCCTCACCTTCGGTCTGCACGGACGGCTGGAGCGGGTGACGGCCAAGGTGTTCCTGCTCAGCCCGAACAACGTCACGGTCACCGCGCAGGACAAGCAGCGCATCGTCGAAGGCGGCTTCTTCAACCAGTCCTAG
- a CDS encoding YggT family protein, which yields MNVFWASAALALYIYLVLILARIVIETTRQFARSWRPAGFAALGVEAVYVTTDPPVRLLRRLIPPIRIGEISLDVSIMILLIAIFALRSLALQLGG from the coding sequence GTGAACGTGTTCTGGGCCAGTGCCGCACTGGCTCTGTACATTTACTTGGTACTCATCCTGGCCCGGATCGTGATCGAGACAACGCGGCAGTTCGCCCGGAGCTGGCGTCCGGCCGGTTTCGCGGCGCTCGGGGTCGAAGCGGTATATGTCACCACTGACCCACCGGTGCGGCTGCTCCGCCGGCTGATCCCACCGATCCGGATAGGCGAGATTAGTCTCGATGTCAGCATCATGATTCTATTGATCGCCATCTTCGCGTTGCGATCCCTCGCACTCCAGCTCGGCGGGTAA